From one Macadamia integrifolia cultivar HAES 741 unplaced genomic scaffold, SCU_Mint_v3 scaffold1514, whole genome shotgun sequence genomic stretch:
- the LOC122064070 gene encoding uncharacterized protein At2g29880-like: MVQLRNKMNKMRFDYSAFKKLLDTTGFGWNSVTRTCTLEDESVWDVQIKANRDWSKFRRNGLPHWLELCIIFGDSYASGIRGFGNEYDFRFEEELRGVDDEVDADVDVIPTTPLANTLPTGYYESQDPGTDRPRVNRRLDRTTTGYRKKSRTTGIEHAIQTLAD, encoded by the exons ATGGTTCAATTAAGgaataagatgaataaaatgcGATTCGATTACAGCGCTTTCAAGAAACTACTGGATACTACAGGTTTTGGTTGGAATTCTGTGACGAGGACCTGTACACTCGAAGATGAGAGTGTTTGGGATGTACAAATCAAG GCAAATCGTGATTGGTCAAAGTTTAGGAGGAATGGGCTACCACATTGGCTTGAACTATGTATAATTTTTGGGGATTCATATGCTAGTGGGATAAGAGGATTCGGGAATGAATATGATTTCAGGTTTGAAGAGGAATTGAGAGGTGTTGATGATGAGGTGGATGCAGATGTAGATGTAATTCCAACTACTCCATTGGCTAATACCTTGCCAACAGGTTATTATGAAAGCCAAGATCCAGGAACTGATCGTCCTAGAGTCAACAGAAGACTTGATAGGACAACTACAGGATATAGGAAGAAGAGTAGGACAACTGGTATTGAACACGCTATACAGACCCTAGCCGA TTAA